One Lachnospiraceae bacterium C1.1 genomic region harbors:
- a CDS encoding transcription repressor NadR, with protein sequence MSGNERRNRIMEILSSASQPVPGSELSKTLNVSRQVIVNDIALLRVTHPDLLATNEGYILMQSLSNRRVFKVNHTSEEMEDELNSIIDLGGTVIDVFIEHKVYGTVNAPLNISTRRDVRNFLNDLESGVSSPLMNLTKGYHYHTIEARSSEILDEIAETLKEKGYLIEVRDSRTIYEPKKYS encoded by the coding sequence ATGTCCGGAAATGAACGAAGAAACCGCATAATGGAAATACTTTCATCCGCATCTCAGCCTGTCCCCGGAAGTGAACTTTCCAAGACCTTAAATGTAAGCCGACAGGTGATCGTAAACGATATCGCACTCCTGAGGGTTACGCACCCGGATCTCCTGGCTACCAACGAGGGATATATACTTATGCAGTCTCTCAGCAACCGCCGCGTATTCAAAGTAAATCACACCTCTGAGGAAATGGAGGACGAGCTCAATTCCATTATTGATCTCGGCGGTACTGTCATTGATGTATTTATTGAGCACAAGGTTTATGGCACTGTAAATGCGCCATTAAATATTTCAACGAGACGGGATGTCAGAAATTTCCTTAACGACCTCGAAAGCGGTGTTTCGTCACCTTTAATGAATCTCACAAAAGGATATCACTATCATACGATCGAGGCGCGTTCTTCGGAAATTTTAGATGAAATTGCAGAAACGCTCAAAGAAAAAGGATATTTAATAGAGGTCCGCGACAGCAGAACAATCTACGAACCCAAGAAATATTCTTAA
- the surE gene encoding 5'/3'-nucleotidase SurE, with the protein MKILVTNDDGIRSEGIRLLAETAREFGETIVIGPSVQNSAKSHGITLNEPMKFEEYDIGIEGVKAYSLDGRPADCVRASYLGLFDGEKLPDIVFSGVNDGANCGFDIQYSGTVGAAMEAVSQGAQAICFSEMHGEHDDVLRKYIKELAAEFINKKAPEGSVWNINFPSCSLDDYKGILYDRFPAHEAFFVDHYVKKTSPDGGLYVDMESHTVTEAEEGSDIRAILDGYISVGSVRNNII; encoded by the coding sequence ATGAAAATATTAGTAACAAACGACGATGGGATCAGGTCAGAGGGAATCAGGCTTTTAGCAGAGACTGCCAGAGAATTCGGAGAGACGATCGTGATCGGTCCTTCTGTACAAAATAGCGCTAAATCACACGGAATAACCTTAAATGAGCCTATGAAATTTGAGGAATATGATATAGGGATAGAAGGTGTCAAAGCCTACAGTCTCGACGGGAGACCGGCGGACTGCGTGAGAGCTTCTTATCTTGGGCTTTTTGATGGAGAAAAGCTTCCGGACATTGTTTTTTCCGGAGTAAATGATGGAGCTAATTGCGGATTTGACATTCAATATTCCGGAACGGTTGGAGCAGCCATGGAGGCGGTAAGTCAGGGTGCTCAGGCTATATGTTTCTCTGAGATGCATGGTGAGCATGATGATGTTTTAAGAAAGTATATAAAAGAACTTGCGGCAGAGTTCATAAATAAAAAGGCTCCGGAGGGATCTGTTTGGAATATTAATTTCCCCTCCTGCAGCCTCGACGATTACAAAGGAATTTTATATGACAGATTCCCGGCGCACGAGGCTTTTTTCGTAGATCACTATGTTAAAAAGACAAGCCCTGATGGGGGACTTTATGTAGATATGGAGTCTCATACAGTCACGGAAGCGGAAGAGGGTAGCGATATCCGGGCAATACTCGACGGATATATCTCGGTCGGCAGCGTGAGAAACAACATTATATAG
- a CDS encoding TetR/AcrR family transcriptional regulator, giving the protein MKEKAKLAPYKEVKRIDFLQAGFKLFSERSIEDVTLNDVANASNYGVATLYRYFKKKPGFVVAVAGWRWSQFYEENQKRRPNVNFEGMTAAQIFDFYLDSFIELYKNHKDLLRFNHYFEIYIQSEDIDDETLKPYKTIIENLKKQFHLIYEKAKEDKSLRTEIPEDKIFSTTLHLMFAAVTRYAAGLFYTPESSFDDLGELLVLKEMLLNRFTL; this is encoded by the coding sequence ATGAAAGAAAAGGCTAAACTTGCACCGTATAAGGAGGTTAAAAGAATAGACTTCCTACAGGCGGGATTCAAGCTCTTTTCAGAAAGAAGTATAGAAGATGTGACTCTTAACGATGTTGCTAATGCCAGTAATTATGGTGTAGCAACGCTTTACCGCTATTTTAAGAAAAAACCGGGCTTTGTAGTCGCTGTAGCCGGTTGGCGATGGTCACAATTCTACGAAGAGAATCAAAAACGCAGACCAAATGTCAACTTCGAGGGAATGACTGCGGCTCAGATTTTTGATTTTTATCTCGATTCTTTTATAGAACTCTATAAAAATCACAAAGACCTTCTAAGATTTAATCACTATTTTGAGATTTATATACAGTCTGAAGATATTGACGATGAAACGCTTAAACCTTATAAGACAATCATAGAAAATCTCAAAAAGCAATTTCATCTGATATATGAGAAAGCAAAAGAGGATAAATCTCTCAGGACTGAAATCCCGGAAGATAAGATTTTTTCCACAACCCTTCATCTGATGTTTGCGGCAGTTACAAGATATGCGGCAGGTCTTTTCTACACACCCGAAAGTAGTTTTGATGATCTTGGGGAATTGCTGGTATTAAAGGAAATGCTGCTTAATAGATTCACTCTATAA
- a CDS encoding DNA glycosylase — protein MRIINEDFDLRKIAESGQTFRMNERENGVWDIYAADRYLRAKETSDGADLNCGEDEYHDFWENYFDMETDYKKIRQMIDKDDLFLKKSAEIGKGIRILRQDPYEMLITFIISQRKNIPAIKSCVEKICDMAGRKIEGCSAKTFPTAAELKRLSLEELKSCSLGYRAEYIYETARKFDSKEYSVEMLEKLNDDALLESLEELKGVGIKVASCAMLFGFHRTDAFPIDVWMNRVLAEHYPDGFEFEKYRPYNGVMQQYLFAYRRGEN, from the coding sequence TTGAGAATTATAAATGAAGATTTTGATTTAAGAAAGATAGCTGAGAGCGGTCAGACTTTCCGCATGAATGAGAGAGAAAACGGAGTCTGGGATATTTATGCGGCGGACAGGTATTTAAGGGCAAAGGAGACTTCGGACGGAGCGGATCTCAACTGCGGCGAGGATGAATATCACGATTTCTGGGAAAACTATTTTGATATGGAAACTGATTATAAAAAGATCAGACAGATGATCGACAAGGATGATCTTTTCTTAAAAAAATCGGCAGAGATCGGAAAGGGAATCCGTATTTTGAGGCAGGATCCTTATGAGATGCTGATAACCTTCATTATTTCCCAGAGGAAAAATATACCGGCGATAAAAAGCTGCGTGGAGAAGATCTGCGATATGGCAGGAAGAAAGATAGAGGGCTGCAGTGCAAAGACTTTTCCGACGGCAGCGGAGCTTAAAAGGCTTTCGCTCGAGGAGCTCAAAAGTTGCTCACTTGGCTACAGGGCAGAGTATATCTATGAAACGGCGAGGAAATTTGATTCGAAAGAATACAGCGTTGAAATGCTGGAAAAATTGAATGATGATGCACTTTTGGAAAGCTTAGAGGAGCTTAAGGGCGTTGGAATAAAGGTGGCAAGCTGTGCAATGCTTTTCGGATTTCACAGGACTGACGCCTTTCCTATAGATGTATGGATGAATAGGGTATTGGCAGAGCATTATCCCGATGGATTTGAATTTGAAAAATACAGACCCTATAACGGAGTCATGCAGCAATACCTTTTTGCTTACAGAAGGGGCGAAAATTAA